One Gemmatimonadota bacterium DNA window includes the following coding sequences:
- a CDS encoding ABC transporter ATP-binding protein — MNHLSGKPLIEKLPPSVARKLSAAKPNGETVLMQVATDLDESLNYNPQWVVVTDQQVLVIPESGVDGTQSMAIGDVEDVKVEERVGLGTLALTHKAGPGMHVPYSPSLTAVFAEVADGIRQLKDNEPLTLPTELEQTQCEHCGRRLPEKNGVCAACLKKWQTFRRIVGYMAAYPVRLITTIALTFISALFTLLPPKITEYVIDGVLTAGWDAVAIPLIESTDRLDRLGLLILGLIIIRLLIWVVDVVMAALSRSLGLRAIGDLREDLYRAFQMVPIRFYDRRKVGALTSRMNNDTDRMEVIMTYDFYYVFSNSLLFVGILGFLAWMNWQLTLFVVAPIPLIVFAGTRIWYRIMTFWTQWSGKWGRLSAQLNESIHGIRVVKAFAQEAKESERFDQYNEDLRDVDTRGERAWFVFFNVTNLLMNAGVFFVWYFGGRQILGGELTLGALIAFMSYLWMLYQPLRWFGDFYSYILRAFAGAQRVFEVIDSEPEPYQKPDAVRLPKIEGHLKFESVFFGYDPGKPVLKGVDLEVKAGEMIGLVGKSGAGKSTLINLVCRFYDPDRGQLLVDGVPMTDVNLRDLRSQIGMVHQQPFLFDGTIAENIAYGKPDATFDEVMRAAIAAEAHEFIVKKPDGYDMRVGESGGRLSGGEKQRVSIARAILHNPRILILDEATSSLDTPTEKKIQMAIARLVEGRTTFAIAHRLSTLRSADRLVVMDEGNIAEVGTHRELMDREGIFYRLVKTQQETTLDMFMTAVGVELE, encoded by the coding sequence ATGAATCACTTATCGGGAAAACCATTGATCGAAAAACTCCCGCCATCCGTGGCAAGGAAACTTAGTGCGGCGAAGCCCAATGGCGAGACGGTGCTGATGCAGGTCGCGACGGATCTGGACGAGTCCCTGAATTACAACCCGCAGTGGGTGGTGGTGACCGATCAACAGGTATTGGTGATTCCCGAATCGGGTGTGGATGGTACGCAGTCGATGGCGATTGGCGATGTGGAAGATGTGAAAGTGGAGGAGCGCGTGGGGTTGGGCACTCTGGCCTTGACGCACAAAGCAGGACCCGGGATGCATGTGCCCTATTCGCCATCTCTTACCGCCGTGTTTGCCGAAGTGGCCGATGGGATTCGGCAGTTGAAGGACAATGAGCCGTTGACGTTGCCCACAGAGCTGGAGCAGACGCAATGCGAGCATTGTGGCAGGAGACTGCCGGAAAAAAATGGGGTGTGTGCCGCGTGTTTAAAAAAGTGGCAGACTTTTCGGCGCATCGTGGGGTATATGGCGGCTTATCCCGTGCGTCTGATTACAACCATAGCACTGACATTTATCAGCGCTTTATTTACGCTGTTGCCACCCAAAATTACGGAGTATGTGATTGACGGTGTTTTGACGGCGGGTTGGGACGCAGTTGCAATTCCATTAATTGAGTCAACAGATCGTCTTGATCGATTGGGACTGTTGATTTTAGGGCTTATTATTATACGGCTGTTAATCTGGGTGGTCGATGTGGTGATGGCTGCGCTGAGTCGGTCGTTGGGGTTGCGCGCTATCGGTGATTTGCGGGAAGATCTCTACCGCGCGTTTCAGATGGTGCCCATTCGCTTTTACGATCGGCGAAAAGTGGGTGCGCTGACGTCCCGCATGAATAATGATACGGACCGCATGGAAGTGATCATGACGTATGATTTTTATTATGTGTTTTCAAACAGTTTGTTATTTGTCGGTATTCTGGGCTTTCTGGCGTGGATGAACTGGCAACTCACGCTGTTTGTGGTGGCACCTATTCCGCTGATTGTATTTGCCGGCACACGGATATGGTACCGCATTATGACATTCTGGACCCAGTGGTCGGGAAAGTGGGGCAGGCTATCGGCGCAGTTGAATGAGTCGATTCACGGTATTCGCGTTGTGAAGGCATTTGCACAGGAAGCAAAGGAGAGCGAGCGTTTTGACCAATACAACGAAGATCTGCGCGATGTGGATACCCGGGGCGAACGGGCCTGGTTTGTTTTTTTTAACGTGACAAATCTGTTGATGAACGCAGGGGTATTTTTTGTCTGGTATTTTGGTGGACGACAGATTCTGGGCGGGGAACTGACGCTGGGTGCGCTAATCGCATTTATGAGTTATCTCTGGATGTTGTACCAGCCATTGCGCTGGTTTGGCGATTTTTACAGTTATATTTTGCGGGCATTTGCCGGTGCACAACGCGTGTTCGAGGTGATTGATTCCGAACCCGAACCATACCAAAAACCCGATGCCGTGCGGTTGCCAAAAATCGAGGGCCATTTGAAGTTCGAGTCCGTGTTTTTTGGTTATGACCCCGGCAAGCCCGTGCTCAAGGGGGTTGACCTGGAGGTGAAAGCGGGCGAGATGATTGGGCTTGTGGGCAAATCGGGTGCTGGCAAGTCAACGCTGATCAATCTGGTGTGTCGATTCTACGATCCCGACCGCGGGCAGTTGCTGGTGGATGGTGTGCCGATGACCGATGTTAATTTGCGCGATTTGAGATCCCAAATTGGGATGGTACATCAGCAGCCATTTTTGTTTGACGGCACGATTGCCGAAAACATCGCCTATGGCAAACCAGATGCGACTTTTGACGAGGTGATGCGCGCCGCAATCGCAGCCGAAGCACACGAGTTCATTGTCAAAAAGCCCGATGGTTATGATATGCGAGTGGGAGAAAGCGGGGGGCGTCTCTCAGGTGGCGAAAAACAGCGGGTATCTATCGCGCGGGCAATTTTGCACAATCCGCGGATTCTCATTCTCGATGAAGCCACGTCTTCGCTGGATACACCTACCGAGAAGAAGATCCAAATGGCGATTGCGCGCCTGGTTGAGGGGCGTACGACATTTGCCATTGCACACCGTCTGTCAACCCTTCGCAGCGCGGATCGACTCGTGGTTATGGATGAAGGCAATATCGCCGAAGTTGGTACGCATCGTGAGTTGATGGATCGAGAGGGCATTTTTTATCGCCTGGTCAAGACACAGCAAGAGACGACGCTGGATATGTTTATGACTGCGGTGGGGGTAGAGTTGGAGTAG
- a CDS encoding ABC transporter ATP-binding protein — translation MDRLLDNGHSLNWLKHALPEGEDELIRVQTDLDEKGDFGNQWVVVTRNRVLVRQNGAIADIPISEIELARTEALVGGARLEIHRKNKPTIHVPYSLTQAQKFSETTRGIEQLRKGQEFFINAHLDRTICESCGRLLPEKNGICPACLNKFATLGRIASYLKPYKIRAIVLALASIVTTVAELIPPYVTKLIVDDVLVLPEGVEALYDERLSLLGWLVLILVGIRLLTWGAEWAHGWTVTWLSARVTADIRSQLYRRLELLSLQFYDKRQVGAVMSRVTTDSSRLQMFLVDGLPYLVIEAMMLLGILAALFMMSWSLAILVLIPVPLIMIWGYAFYRRMRKYFTSWMQSWSDTMARVNEALTGIRVVKAFAQEKQEIRVFKRRNDKLTRIGITTEVNRGIFYKTMTLLTAAGVIIVWYYGGLEVIDGELTLGTLMAFYSYMMLLYGPLEWFGMVNSWMTRAMAGAERIFEIIDTPSEAYQDPNAVPMPHIEGRLKFNDVTFGYDKSKPVLHEINLDVKPGEMIGLVGKSGVGKTTTVNLICRFYDVDRGSIEVDGVNLRDIRLEDLRSQIGIVLQEPFLFSGSIAENIGYGKPGATFDEIVKAARAAHAHDFIVTKPDGYDTLIGERGESLSGGERQRVSIARAILHDPRILILDEATSSVDVQTEKRIQDAVVRLVKGRTTTSARSTPSSSSSSPTR, via the coding sequence ATGGATCGTTTACTGGACAATGGACATAGTTTGAATTGGTTGAAACACGCTTTGCCCGAAGGGGAAGATGAACTTATCCGGGTGCAGACCGATCTGGATGAAAAAGGCGACTTTGGAAATCAGTGGGTAGTGGTGACGCGCAATCGCGTACTGGTGCGGCAAAATGGCGCGATTGCAGATATTCCTATTTCAGAAATAGAACTGGCGCGAACAGAGGCTCTGGTGGGCGGTGCGCGTCTGGAAATTCATCGAAAAAATAAGCCGACCATTCATGTTCCGTATTCCCTGACGCAGGCACAAAAATTTTCGGAGACCACGCGAGGGATTGAGCAACTGCGCAAGGGGCAAGAATTTTTTATCAATGCGCATCTGGATCGCACAATCTGCGAATCGTGTGGTAGGCTATTGCCCGAAAAAAATGGGATATGTCCGGCCTGTTTAAACAAATTTGCAACGTTGGGACGCATTGCATCGTATTTGAAGCCCTACAAAATACGCGCGATTGTGCTGGCTCTGGCGTCTATTGTGACGACAGTTGCCGAGTTGATTCCGCCTTACGTGACTAAGCTCATTGTCGATGATGTATTGGTGCTGCCCGAGGGTGTAGAGGCGCTGTACGACGAACGGCTCAGCTTGCTCGGCTGGCTCGTGCTGATTCTGGTGGGTATCCGGCTGCTAACCTGGGGGGCAGAATGGGCGCACGGTTGGACAGTTACGTGGCTTTCCGCACGGGTGACGGCGGATATCCGCAGCCAGCTTTACAGGCGTTTGGAATTGCTATCCCTGCAATTTTACGACAAACGGCAAGTTGGCGCAGTGATGTCCCGCGTGACGACCGATAGCAGTCGTTTACAGATGTTTTTGGTCGATGGATTGCCCTATCTGGTGATCGAAGCGATGATGTTGCTGGGGATTCTCGCCGCGCTGTTTATGATGAGTTGGTCACTGGCTATTCTGGTGCTGATTCCCGTTCCGTTAATCATGATCTGGGGGTATGCGTTTTATCGGCGGATGCGGAAATATTTTACCAGTTGGATGCAGTCCTGGTCTGACACTATGGCGCGGGTCAATGAAGCGCTCACGGGCATTCGCGTGGTGAAGGCATTTGCACAGGAAAAGCAGGAAATCAGGGTGTTCAAAAGGCGCAATGATAAATTGACGCGCATCGGTATTACTACAGAGGTCAACCGGGGCATTTTTTATAAAACGATGACCCTATTGACCGCGGCCGGCGTGATTATTGTGTGGTATTACGGGGGTCTGGAGGTGATCGATGGGGAGTTAACGCTCGGCACTTTGATGGCTTTTTACAGCTATATGATGTTGCTCTACGGTCCCCTGGAATGGTTTGGGATGGTCAATTCCTGGATGACGCGCGCAATGGCCGGTGCAGAGCGCATTTTTGAGATTATCGATACGCCCTCCGAAGCGTATCAAGATCCCAATGCCGTGCCAATGCCGCATATTGAGGGTCGCTTGAAGTTCAATGACGTCACGTTCGGATACGACAAGAGTAAACCCGTGCTTCACGAAATCAATCTCGATGTCAAACCGGGAGAGATGATCGGACTGGTGGGAAAATCCGGCGTGGGCAAGACGACAACGGTAAATCTGATTTGTCGGTTCTACGATGTTGACCGCGGCAGTATTGAGGTCGATGGGGTGAATTTGCGCGATATTCGGCTGGAGGATTTGCGGTCTCAAATCGGCATTGTGTTGCAAGAGCCGTTTCTGTTTTCGGGCAGTATTGCAGAAAATATCGGCTATGGCAAGCCGGGCGCGACATTCGATGAGATTGTGAAAGCGGCCAGGGCTGCCCATGCACACGACTTTATCGTGACAAAACCCGATGGCTATGATACGCTTATCGGCGAGCGCGGAGAATCGCTTTCGGGAGGTGAACGGCAGCGCGTGTCCATTGCACGGGCTATTTTACACGATCCCAGAATTTTGATCTTAGACGAGGCCACGTCGTCTGTTGATGTGCAAACGGAAAAACGCATTCAAGATGCGGTTGTGCGATTGGTCAAAGGACGCACGACTACTTCTGCCCGCAGCACGCCGTCCAGCTCGTCTTCGAGCCCGACTCG
- a CDS encoding amidohydrolase family protein, producing MITADFEAYLTDDWYGQQITVDALLECEAEAGFEMAVVMPQTKPLPDNDGLLDKTAGHPQLLPCPLVDPHWGEEGIAALKNYVDRGAQGVKLMGAIHKYNVDDPMVIPFVETARDLGIVVSIHSGRDNCSAERIGNVARQVLGVPIIMDHMGFPDGFDTALEVCRECPDVYLGTTILRFHKLWAINPEETVPHEVKQAVEELGPERIVFGSNLPEYRPIQVKRAIQRLELGDDAEALIFGGNLGRIYGIE from the coding sequence ATGATTACCGCAGATTTTGAAGCGTATTTGACAGATGATTGGTATGGGCAGCAGATAACGGTTGACGCTTTGCTGGAATGTGAAGCTGAAGCGGGATTTGAGATGGCGGTGGTTATGCCGCAGACCAAGCCACTTCCCGATAATGATGGGTTACTCGACAAGACAGCGGGACATCCCCAGCTTTTGCCCTGTCCGCTCGTGGATCCACATTGGGGCGAAGAAGGAATTGCAGCATTAAAGAATTATGTAGATCGCGGTGCTCAGGGCGTGAAGTTGATGGGCGCTATTCACAAATACAATGTGGATGATCCCATGGTCATTCCGTTTGTTGAGACGGCGCGCGATCTGGGGATTGTGGTATCGATTCATTCCGGGCGCGACAACTGCAGTGCCGAGCGCATTGGCAATGTGGCGCGACAAGTGCTTGGCGTGCCCATTATTATGGACCACATGGGCTTTCCCGATGGATTTGACACAGCCCTTGAAGTGTGTCGTGAATGTCCCGATGTATATCTGGGCACAACGATTCTGCGATTTCACAAGTTGTGGGCAATTAATCCCGAAGAAACCGTGCCGCATGAGGTCAAACAGGCCGTTGAAGAATTGGGACCCGAACGGATTGTTTTTGGGTCCAATTTGCCAGAATATCGCCCAATTCAGGTCAAGCGGGCGATTCAGCGGTTGGAATTGGGTGACGACGCGGAAGCTCTGATCTTCGGGGGTAATTTGGGCCGGATTTATGGGATTGAATGA
- a CDS encoding ATP-binding cassette domain-containing protein yields the protein MIRVENLEKYYGDIHALKGIDFEIDDGEIVGFLGANGAGKSTTLKIMTGFLAPSAGNVFIDDLNIQDHSLDIREQIGYLPEMNPLYGEMRVYDYIEFISQIRGMEAGEFKMALDRVVEQCGLHDVIHLPISACSKGYKQRVGLSAAILHDPKVLIFDEPVSGLDPNQIVEIRNLIRELGQQKMVIISSHILQEIEATVDRIVIIDHGEIVANGTSQELMAGFMGRTQLTLDVKYADEESLAALTNSVDEVEVTNIEMADGRSVLSIEYARELDPREAIFDYAKNSGWAILEMTQKQVHLEDVFRGLTGEGGSDE from the coding sequence ATGATTCGAGTTGAGAATTTGGAGAAATACTACGGCGATATTCATGCACTTAAGGGCATTGATTTTGAGATTGACGACGGCGAAATCGTCGGGTTCCTGGGTGCAAATGGCGCGGGCAAATCTACGACATTGAAAATTATGACGGGCTTTTTAGCACCAAGTGCTGGCAATGTATTTATAGATGACCTGAATATTCAGGACCATTCGCTGGATATTCGCGAGCAAATCGGCTATTTGCCCGAGATGAATCCCCTGTATGGGGAAATGAGAGTGTATGACTATATCGAGTTTATATCTCAAATTCGCGGCATGGAGGCCGGAGAGTTCAAGATGGCTTTGGATCGCGTAGTCGAACAGTGTGGTTTGCACGATGTGATTCATCTGCCCATTTCTGCGTGTTCAAAGGGGTATAAACAGCGCGTGGGGCTGTCTGCCGCGATTTTGCACGATCCCAAGGTGTTGATTTTTGATGAGCCGGTCTCCGGCCTGGATCCCAACCAAATTGTGGAGATTCGGAACCTGATCCGAGAATTGGGTCAGCAGAAGATGGTGATTATATCCAGCCATATTTTGCAAGAGATTGAAGCCACAGTAGATCGCATTGTGATTATTGACCACGGCGAAATTGTGGCCAATGGGACGAGTCAAGAGTTGATGGCGGGATTTATGGGGCGCACGCAACTCACGCTCGATGTAAAATATGCCGATGAAGAGAGTCTCGCCGCGCTGACCAACAGCGTTGATGAGGTCGAAGTTACAAATATAGAGATGGCAGATGGACGCAGTGTTTTGTCGATAGAATACGCCCGTGAGTTGGACCCCCGCGAGGCGATTTTTGATTATGCGAAAAACAGTGGCTGGGCCATTTTGGAGATGACGCAAAAACAAGTTCACCTCGAAGATGTGTTCCGCGGATTGACCGGGGAAGGAGGGAGCGATGAATAA
- a CDS encoding DUF362 domain-containing protein, with protein MAEKNYKVRAAHCNWRASEEEIYRTLRRITNPLHRSWEKLEKADRIVIKFNMMKLHNRIIYYMGRRRELVDDMVARAVLRLLRERTRAEIIATDTNPYTREHLMGEDFNYAHILKEYDVGFVDSNAPPFKQYDVPGGGCMFDRYTLSACFEGAEVVSVAKMKNHLFMGVTLCMKNLFGLPPITLPHGRVRSYYHHFIRLSYVLPDLGLITQPCLNIVDALTGQWGREWGGQGRICNALLAGDHVTATDACGTHLMGHDPASDWPNPPFRRDRNHLLIAGRRGFGTVDLREIDFESEVFAPLAEFDSERTDSEKIVESWRRTTCEQALLYQDRQRDIVDRYRNKFIFLQDGDVVWHGADPANLGSRRQLSGKKKDQGMWLKLVDPEETEGERFETYEACLRMTG; from the coding sequence ATGGCAGAAAAAAACTACAAGGTTCGCGCAGCGCATTGTAATTGGCGGGCGTCAGAGGAAGAAATATACCGGACGTTGCGCCGCATTACAAACCCATTGCATCGGTCGTGGGAAAAGCTGGAGAAAGCCGATCGGATTGTGATTAAGTTCAATATGATGAAGCTCCACAACCGCATTATTTACTACATGGGACGGCGGCGCGAGTTGGTCGATGATATGGTCGCACGCGCTGTTTTGCGCTTGTTGCGAGAACGAACCCGTGCGGAAATTATTGCGACGGATACCAATCCCTATACGCGCGAACATCTGATGGGTGAGGATTTTAATTACGCGCATATTTTGAAAGAATACGATGTGGGATTTGTCGATTCAAATGCGCCGCCGTTCAAACAGTATGATGTGCCGGGTGGCGGATGTATGTTTGATCGCTATACGCTCAGCGCGTGTTTTGAAGGGGCTGAGGTGGTTTCTGTGGCAAAGATGAAAAATCATCTGTTTATGGGGGTTACGCTTTGCATGAAAAACCTTTTTGGCCTGCCTCCAATCACGCTGCCACACGGCCGTGTGAGATCTTATTATCACCACTTTATCCGCCTGTCTTATGTGTTGCCCGATTTGGGATTGATCACCCAACCCTGTCTGAATATTGTGGATGCACTAACCGGGCAATGGGGTAGAGAATGGGGCGGGCAGGGGCGTATTTGTAATGCGTTATTAGCCGGTGACCATGTAACCGCTACAGATGCTTGTGGTACCCATTTGATGGGGCACGATCCCGCATCTGATTGGCCTAACCCGCCATTTCGGCGCGACCGCAACCATTTGTTGATCGCAGGCAGACGCGGTTTTGGTACGGTTGATCTGCGCGAGATTGATTTTGAGAGCGAGGTATTCGCGCCTCTGGCCGAGTTTGATTCAGAGCGCACAGATAGCGAAAAAATTGTGGAAAGCTGGCGTCGCACCACCTGTGAGCAGGCACTGCTTTACCAGGACCGTCAGCGGGATATTGTTGACCGATATCGGAATAAATTTATCTTTTTACAAGATGGCGATGTGGTCTGGCACGGTGCAGATCCCGCCAATTTGGGCAGCCGCAGGCAGTTGAGCGGAAAGAAAAAGGATCAGGGAATGTGGCTTAAGCTGGTCGATCCCGAAGAGACCGAAGGCGAACGCTTTGAGACTTATGAGGCGTGTTTGAGAATGACGGGATAA
- a CDS encoding 4'-phosphopantetheinyl transferase superfamily protein → MDILQTDTAHVWAVDLERETFDGHILTETLSADEWMRADRFLFEKHRAHFVAARGCLRAILAKYMECKPGELAFFYGEHGKPALASPWDKSQLRFNLSHSAGLALIAVSLRFDIGVDVEHLSRKVGHMQDLAKRFFAPGEYKRLRALPREEQRRAFFHCWTRKEAYLKAVGTGLVQSLKNFEVSLGRKAKLLWIKKGNVGDWTLRHLEPAKGYVGSVAIAKKDVEVKIVKHFMHDLCLNNNGANAKCRAVSL, encoded by the coding sequence ATGGATATTTTGCAAACTGATACGGCCCATGTCTGGGCAGTGGATTTAGAGCGCGAGACATTTGATGGTCATATATTGACCGAGACGCTATCGGCAGATGAGTGGATGCGCGCCGACAGGTTTCTCTTTGAAAAGCACCGGGCGCATTTTGTTGCCGCACGGGGATGTCTGCGCGCGATTCTCGCCAAATACATGGAGTGCAAGCCAGGTGAACTGGCTTTTTTTTATGGCGAACACGGCAAACCCGCTCTGGCATCCCCGTGGGACAAATCCCAATTGCGATTCAACCTGAGCCATTCGGCTGGACTGGCCCTTATTGCGGTTTCTCTGCGCTTTGACATTGGGGTTGATGTTGAGCACCTCAGTCGCAAGGTCGGCCATATGCAGGACCTTGCGAAACGTTTTTTTGCACCTGGTGAATACAAGCGGTTGCGCGCGTTGCCGCGAGAAGAACAACGTCGGGCTTTTTTTCATTGCTGGACGCGCAAAGAGGCATATCTGAAAGCTGTGGGCACCGGTCTTGTTCAGTCATTAAAAAATTTTGAAGTTAGTTTGGGACGCAAGGCAAAATTGTTGTGGATAAAAAAAGGCAATGTAGGGGATTGGACGCTGCGACACCTTGAACCTGCGAAGGGTTATGTCGGATCGGTGGCGATTGCGAAAAAAGATGTTGAGGTGAAGATAGTGAAACACTTTATGCACGACCTTTGTCTGAACAATAATGGTGCAAACGCGAAATGCAGGGCCGTATCTCTGTAG
- a CDS encoding DUF1854 domain-containing protein, with translation MATDMLEMEVEEIAENTEEWTPIPIEMVHPESVDPRKIRLFKEPQWILRMTIEGDRSYTRVKVVRAAPLTEPDRYFCILDIKDEAICMIKDLSDLTEESRSLVYEELDNRYLTAEIQKIVALQNEYGVTYWTVDTDRGRRDFVAKSVAEDAQWLGETRLMIFDVDNNRFEVPDIRALDRRSQGLLESVV, from the coding sequence ATGGCTACGGATATGCTGGAGATGGAAGTGGAAGAGATTGCAGAAAACACAGAGGAATGGACGCCGATACCCATTGAGATGGTGCATCCCGAATCGGTTGATCCGCGTAAGATCCGCTTGTTTAAAGAGCCGCAGTGGATTTTGCGGATGACGATTGAAGGGGATCGGTCCTATACCCGCGTGAAAGTGGTGCGGGCAGCGCCGTTGACAGAACCAGATCGCTATTTTTGCATTCTGGATATTAAAGATGAAGCGATCTGCATGATCAAGGATCTGTCTGATTTGACAGAAGAGAGCCGGTCTCTGGTGTATGAAGAACTGGACAATCGGTATTTGACGGCGGAGATTCAAAAGATCGTGGCGTTGCAAAATGAATACGGGGTGACGTACTGGACTGTCGATACAGACAGGGGCAGGCGCGATTTTGTAGCCAAGTCCGTCGCCGAAGACGCGCAGTGGTTGGGAGAGACGCGGCTGATGATTTTTGATGTGGATAACAATCGCTTTGAGGTGCCCGATATACGAGCACTGGACCGCCGCAGTCAAGGGTTGTTGGAATCAGTTGTCTGA
- a CDS encoding ABC transporter ATP-binding protein produces VKGRTTFAIAHRLSTLRNADRLVVMDAGRIVEMGTHRELLEKKGMFYKLVQMQEEISQIIAIKE; encoded by the coding sequence GGTCAAAGGACGAACGACTTTTGCAATAGCCCATCGTTTATCCACCCTTCGCAATGCTGACCGTCTGGTAGTGATGGATGCCGGACGCATTGTGGAAATGGGCACGCACCGAGAATTGCTCGAAAAGAAGGGCATGTTTTACAAATTGGTGCAGATGCAAGAAGAGATTTCACAGATTATTGCGATTAAGGAATAG
- the sppA gene encoding signal peptide peptidase SppA — MRKKIGRILAWIGGITVGLVALTILSVVLLSGEDPVPDQVILEINLEQGVAEYVSEDPFAKLISDDVRSLRDVVGALDAAASDDRVVGLLARGGGAAMGFAQAQEIRDAVLDFGKSGKPTAIFAETFGEFGSGNVGYYLATAFERIYLQPSGDVGLMGLAMEHPFVKGTLDSLGIGVQMDHRYEYKNAMNLYTETKFTDAHREASEALLKSMVDQMVLGISQARGTTPEAVRNLINRGPFLALSAHAEGLVDSLAYWDEVRDLVKNEHGEDTKWLDIKNYLKRIDEKPYGEGTKVALIYGVGPVLRGKSAYDPLYGSATMGATTLTKAFRDAVKDKDVRAILFRIDSPGGSYVASDAIWREVAKAKKADKPVVVSMGNVAGSGGYFVAMNADKIVAQPGSITGSIGVLAGKFVTTEFWERLGITWDTAQVGENALIWGTGAEFTPEQWAKFQTWLDRIYEDFTAKVAEGRDMSQADVHTVAKGRIWTGADARTRGLVDELGGMKTAMHLIREALELETDAPLNLVVFPKEKTLIEQVMEKGLIRTLSRDDALGRLATELQPVFRFARTVGQPRQVLEMTPVDIR; from the coding sequence ATGCGGAAGAAAATAGGTCGAATTTTGGCGTGGATTGGTGGGATTACGGTTGGGCTGGTCGCCCTGACCATCTTGTCAGTTGTATTGCTATCTGGCGAAGATCCCGTACCCGATCAGGTGATTTTGGAGATCAACCTGGAGCAGGGGGTTGCGGAGTATGTGTCCGAAGATCCATTTGCAAAGTTAATCTCAGACGATGTGCGCTCGTTGCGCGATGTGGTCGGTGCTTTAGACGCGGCGGCTTCGGATGACCGCGTTGTGGGATTGCTGGCTCGTGGAGGCGGCGCAGCGATGGGCTTTGCACAGGCACAAGAGATAAGAGATGCGGTTCTGGATTTTGGAAAAAGCGGAAAACCCACCGCGATTTTTGCCGAGACATTTGGCGAATTCGGGTCGGGAAATGTCGGATATTATCTGGCGACGGCATTTGAGCGCATCTATCTTCAGCCCTCGGGCGATGTGGGCTTGATGGGACTGGCGATGGAGCATCCTTTTGTCAAGGGGACATTGGATTCGCTTGGAATTGGTGTGCAGATGGATCACCGGTATGAGTATAAAAATGCGATGAACCTATATACCGAAACCAAATTTACAGACGCACACCGCGAGGCGAGTGAAGCGCTTTTAAAGTCGATGGTCGATCAGATGGTCCTGGGTATTTCACAGGCGCGGGGTACAACGCCCGAAGCTGTCCGCAACCTCATCAATCGCGGGCCTTTTTTGGCCTTATCTGCCCATGCCGAAGGCCTGGTAGATAGTCTGGCGTATTGGGATGAGGTGCGCGATCTGGTGAAGAACGAGCATGGCGAAGATACCAAATGGTTGGATATAAAAAATTATCTCAAGCGCATTGATGAAAAACCTTATGGTGAAGGGACAAAGGTGGCGTTGATCTACGGCGTGGGGCCTGTGCTTCGCGGGAAGAGTGCCTACGATCCCTTATATGGGTCTGCTACAATGGGCGCGACTACGTTGACCAAAGCTTTTCGCGATGCTGTGAAGGATAAGGATGTACGTGCAATTTTGTTTCGAATAGACTCTCCCGGTGGGTCTTACGTTGCCTCAGATGCGATCTGGCGCGAGGTTGCCAAAGCTAAGAAGGCCGACAAACCAGTAGTTGTATCAATGGGTAATGTAGCCGGATCCGGGGGATATTTTGTGGCGATGAATGCCGATAAAATTGTGGCGCAACCCGGTAGTATCACGGGATCCATTGGGGTATTAGCGGGAAAGTTTGTGACAACTGAATTTTGGGAACGGCTGGGCATTACCTGGGATACGGCGCAGGTAGGCGAAAACGCGCTGATATGGGGCACGGGTGCAGAATTTACGCCCGAGCAATGGGCGAAATTTCAGACGTGGTTGGACCGCATTTATGAAGATTTTACGGCGAAGGTAGCAGAGGGGCGCGACATGTCACAGGCCGATGTTCACACTGTGGCAAAGGGACGAATCTGGACTGGGGCAGATGCCAGGACGCGCGGTCTGGTCGATGAATTGGGCGGCATGAAGACCGCGATGCATCTGATTCGGGAGGCATTGGAATTGGAAACCGATGCACCTCTCAACCTCGTGGTATTTCCCAAGGAAAAGACGCTAATAGAACAGGTGATGGAAAAGGGCCTGATCCGCACGCTGAGCAGGGACGATGCGTTGGGGAGACTCGCCACAGAGTTGCAACCCGTTTTTCGCTTTGCGCGCACAGTGGGGCAGCCGCGACAGGTTTTGGAGATGACACCCGTGGATATTCGGTAA